In one Desulfoferula mesophila genomic region, the following are encoded:
- a CDS encoding sulfite exporter TauE/SafE family protein has protein sequence MHFAVSGVDCPIWLPPLVAFVVSFFTSMGGVSGAFLLLPFQMSFLGFTSPAVSPTNLVYNIVSIPSGVWRYLREGRMVWPLTWVVILGTLPGVVAGGFIRLAWLPDPGPFKVFVACVLLYIGARMFWDLAKGRRKAKEPLLEGQPALCVVEHCRITSRSLCFTYAGREYACSTPMIFFLSLAVGMVGGVYGIGGGSIVAPFFVAVCGLPVHAVAGAALMGTFVTSVVGVAFYQAIAPLYSGQMAVAPDWLLGALFGLGGLGGMYCGARLQKRVKPIYIKVMLGLILLGTAAKYLVGYFMN, from the coding sequence GTGCACTTTGCGGTTTCCGGCGTTGACTGCCCCATCTGGCTGCCGCCCCTGGTGGCCTTCGTGGTCAGCTTTTTCACCTCCATGGGCGGGGTGAGCGGCGCCTTTTTGCTGCTGCCGTTTCAGATGAGCTTTCTGGGCTTCACCTCCCCGGCGGTGAGCCCCACCAACCTGGTCTATAACATCGTATCCATCCCCAGCGGAGTGTGGCGCTATCTGCGCGAGGGGCGCATGGTCTGGCCGCTGACCTGGGTGGTCATCCTGGGCACCCTGCCCGGGGTGGTGGCCGGGGGCTTCATCCGCCTGGCCTGGCTGCCCGATCCCGGCCCCTTCAAGGTCTTCGTGGCCTGCGTGCTGCTCTACATCGGGGCGCGCATGTTCTGGGATCTGGCCAAGGGGCGGCGCAAGGCCAAGGAGCCCCTGCTGGAGGGCCAGCCGGCCCTCTGCGTGGTGGAGCATTGCCGCATCACCTCGCGCAGCCTGTGCTTTACCTACGCCGGGCGGGAATACGCCTGCTCCACCCCCATGATCTTTTTCCTGTCGCTGGCCGTGGGCATGGTGGGCGGGGTCTACGGCATCGGCGGGGGCTCCATCGTGGCTCCCTTCTTCGTGGCGGTATGCGGCCTGCCGGTGCACGCGGTGGCCGGAGCCGCCCTCATGGGCACCTTTGTCACCAGCGTGGTGGGGGTGGCCTTTTACCAGGCCATCGCCCCCCTGTACTCCGGCCAGATGGCCGTGGCCCCGGATTGGCTGTTGGGGGCCCTGTTCGGCCTGGGCGGCCTGGGCGGCATGTACTGCGGGGCGCGCCTGCAAAAGCGGGTGAAGCCCATCTACATCAAGGTGATGCTGGGGCTGATCCTTCTGGGCACCGCGGCCAAGTACCTGGTGGGCTATTTCATGAATTGA
- the speB gene encoding agmatinase, translating to MSLLRSKILTFGGVRQPELERCRAAIIPAPLEVTVTYGEGAAQGPLAIMSASANMELYDEVLDASPIDQGIYTHGRINTSGTVQQSLENIRAAVAAELAAGRLPVVLGGEHTVTVGALWAMVERYGTDFTVLSLDAHLDMREDYEGECLSHATVMRRAWEMGLGVRWAGARSCSREEIDFLRSQGIEPLWAHQSHADPNWIDKALEGLTGPVYLTLDIDGLDSGIMPATGTPEPGGLSWQQATAWLTAVCARHQVLGLDLVELAPLAGQTAWDFTAARLLYRALGLIFRGTL from the coding sequence ATGTCCTTGCTTCGTAGCAAAATTCTCACCTTCGGCGGAGTGCGCCAGCCCGAGCTGGAACGCTGCCGGGCGGCCATCATTCCCGCCCCCCTGGAGGTGACGGTAACCTACGGCGAAGGCGCGGCCCAGGGGCCCCTGGCCATCATGAGCGCCTCGGCCAACATGGAGCTCTACGACGAGGTGCTCGACGCCTCGCCCATCGACCAGGGCATCTACACCCACGGTCGGATCAATACCTCGGGCACGGTGCAACAATCCCTGGAGAACATCCGGGCGGCGGTGGCCGCAGAGCTGGCCGCCGGGCGCCTGCCCGTGGTGCTGGGGGGCGAGCACACCGTGACCGTGGGGGCGCTGTGGGCCATGGTGGAGCGCTACGGCACCGATTTCACGGTGCTTTCCCTGGACGCCCACCTGGACATGCGCGAGGACTACGAGGGCGAGTGCCTGAGCCACGCCACGGTGATGCGCCGGGCCTGGGAAATGGGCCTGGGGGTGCGCTGGGCCGGGGCGCGCTCCTGCTCCCGCGAAGAGATCGACTTCCTGCGCTCCCAGGGCATCGAGCCCCTGTGGGCCCACCAGTCCCACGCCGACCCCAACTGGATCGACAAGGCCCTGGAGGGCCTCACCGGCCCCGTGTACCTGACGTTGGACATCGACGGCCTGGACTCGGGCATCATGCCCGCCACCGGCACCCCGGAGCCCGGCGGCCTGAGCTGGCAACAGGCCACCGCCTGGCTCACGGCGGTGTGCGCCCGCCACCAGGTGCTGGGCCTGGACCTGGTGGAGCTGGCCCCCCTGGCCGGGCAGACCGCCTGGGACTTCACCGCCGCCCGCCTGCTTTACCGGGCCTTGGGCCTTATTTTCAGAGGAACGCTATGA
- a CDS encoding YkgJ family cysteine cluster protein, protein MIESGGGLGGRRLAPQERFRFACRPGLACFNTCCRDKRLPLLPYDFLRLRLALGLPAARLLAGHVELEADPVSGWPALRIRLGDRGVCPFVTDAGCSVYAHRPTCCRVYPLARAVRPGPGGGPPQEIFLRQETPGCLGWEQPDELDVAAWVEQQGLAPYQKANNHCLRLFLHPARRGKVSLDQAQTHAFISALYNLEAFRPLAASPGFGEKFGFDQARVRAALDDEEELMKLGVDWLAGVLFGK, encoded by the coding sequence GTGATCGAAAGCGGCGGCGGGCTGGGGGGCCGCCGCCTGGCTCCCCAGGAGCGCTTTCGCTTCGCCTGCCGTCCCGGCCTGGCCTGCTTCAACACCTGCTGCCGCGACAAACGCCTGCCCCTGTTGCCCTACGACTTCCTGCGCCTGCGTCTGGCCCTGGGCCTGCCCGCCGCCCGGCTGCTGGCCGGGCACGTGGAGCTGGAGGCCGACCCGGTCTCCGGCTGGCCCGCCCTGCGCATCAGGCTGGGCGACCGGGGCGTCTGCCCCTTTGTCACCGATGCGGGCTGCTCGGTCTATGCCCACCGCCCCACCTGCTGCCGGGTCTATCCCCTGGCCCGGGCGGTGCGCCCCGGCCCCGGCGGCGGCCCGCCCCAGGAAATTTTCCTGCGCCAGGAGACCCCCGGCTGCCTGGGCTGGGAACAGCCCGACGAGCTGGATGTGGCCGCCTGGGTGGAGCAGCAAGGCTTGGCCCCCTATCAAAAGGCCAACAACCACTGCCTGCGCCTGTTCCTGCACCCGGCCCGCCGGGGCAAGGTGAGCCTGGACCAGGCCCAGACCCACGCCTTTATCAGCGCCCTGTACAACCTGGAGGCCTTCCGGCCCCTGGCGGCCTCGCCGGGATTCGGGGAGAAATTCGGCTTTGACCAGGCGCGGGTGCGCGCCGCCCTGGACGACGAGGAAGAGCTCATGAAACTGGGGGTGGACTGGCTGGCCGGGGTGCTGTTCGGTAAATAG
- a CDS encoding pyruvoyl-dependent arginine decarboxylase, whose protein sequence is MLVPKYIYLTKGKGEHKEKLASFELALRAAGIASQNLVHVSSIFPPDCQLINRQKGEAMLVPGQILFCVMARNETNEPHRLISSSIGLALPTDHKLHGYLSEHKGYGQTAKVSGDYAEDLAAEMLASTLGIDFDVDQSWDEKKQVFRMSGQIVKTSEITQTAMGPKDGKWVTAVSAAVMIMEWLEEGEAPK, encoded by the coding sequence ATGCTGGTACCCAAGTACATCTACCTGACCAAGGGCAAGGGCGAGCACAAGGAAAAACTGGCCAGCTTCGAGCTGGCCCTGCGCGCCGCGGGAATCGCCAGCCAGAACTTGGTGCATGTGTCTTCCATCTTCCCACCGGACTGCCAGCTCATCAACCGCCAAAAGGGCGAGGCCATGCTGGTGCCGGGGCAGATCCTCTTCTGCGTCATGGCCCGCAACGAGACCAACGAGCCCCACCGGCTCATCTCCTCGTCCATCGGCCTGGCCCTGCCCACCGACCACAAGCTGCACGGCTATCTGAGCGAGCACAAGGGCTACGGCCAGACGGCCAAGGTCTCGGGCGACTACGCCGAGGACCTGGCCGCCGAGATGCTGGCCTCCACCCTGGGCATCGACTTTGACGTGGACCAGAGCTGGGACGAGAAAAAACAGGTGTTCCGCATGTCCGGCCAGATCGTCAAGACCAGCGAGATCACCCAGACCGCCATGGGCCCCAAGGACGGCAAGTGGGTCACCGCGGTGTCCGCGGCGGTGATGATCATGGAGTGGCTGGAAGAGGGAGAGGCCCCCAAGTGA